From a single Intestinibaculum porci genomic region:
- a CDS encoding sensor histidine kinase, which produces MTRAIIKSFVIVLLLSLAITSLTSFLLISQSELNHTQREMIYAVKLMDDNIDFHKDLSKQVDHLQRITLDGKQTRISIINHQGKVVADTYRRYISANHLNRQEVHQAIYSKSHTGFSVRTSDTTSERMLYVAYFHNNYVLRLSVHYGGVREYLPSLIPALAASFALAFAISILLARFLSGLITRPLREIDDSLRNMSDDYRFELHEYPYEEFNHIMNTIEDLSHRLRKSMRETKFEQKKIDDIIDRMKEGFILLDEHHDILSINKSAIKIIGDLKEKDHLEDYVDYPNLIEALSSTHDREKIELKIHHNYYKCYISKFPFGIALFFVDVTAVKKSEQMREDFFSSVSHEMKTPITSIRGYSELLLAGVITDEEQEKEMLRKILTQVTNMSNLINDILMLSRLDNDDLMVELVPMKMRTCVDDVLENYEGMMVKENITIEKEVEDMTYVGNHQQISTLLSNLISNAIKYNNPGGKIFVRIYKENENMVMEVEDNGIGIPEKDQKHVFERFYRVDKGRSRAKGGTGLGLAIVKHVTAYNHGHIHLESTFGKGTRITITLPLHQHRKAIQ; this is translated from the coding sequence ATGACGAGAGCTATTATCAAGTCATTCGTCATTGTCCTCTTATTGTCTTTAGCGATCACATCATTAACCAGCTTTTTACTCATTTCACAAAGTGAACTCAATCATACCCAGCGGGAGATGATCTATGCTGTTAAACTGATGGATGACAACATTGATTTCCATAAAGATTTATCAAAACAGGTTGATCATCTGCAGCGGATTACCTTAGATGGCAAGCAGACACGTATTTCAATTATTAATCACCAAGGCAAAGTCGTGGCTGATACATACCGCCGTTATATTTCAGCCAATCATTTAAATCGTCAGGAAGTGCATCAGGCGATTTACAGCAAGTCTCATACCGGCTTTTCGGTGCGTACGAGTGATACGACGAGTGAACGAATGCTTTATGTGGCGTATTTCCACAACAATTATGTTTTACGTTTAAGTGTTCACTATGGCGGCGTGCGTGAGTATTTGCCTTCTCTGATTCCTGCTTTAGCGGCGAGTTTTGCCTTAGCGTTTGCCATTTCTATTCTCTTGGCCCGTTTCTTAAGTGGTCTGATCACCAGACCATTACGGGAAATCGATGATTCTTTACGTAACATGAGTGATGATTATCGTTTTGAATTGCATGAATACCCTTATGAGGAATTCAATCATATTATGAACACGATTGAAGATTTATCCCATCGCTTACGAAAATCTATGCGCGAAACGAAATTTGAACAAAAGAAGATCGATGATATCATCGATCGGATGAAAGAAGGATTTATCCTTCTTGATGAACATCATGATATTCTTTCCATTAATAAATCAGCCATTAAAATTATTGGTGACCTTAAAGAGAAAGATCACTTGGAAGATTATGTCGATTATCCTAATCTGATTGAAGCTTTATCTTCCACTCACGATCGTGAGAAGATCGAATTAAAGATCCATCACAACTACTATAAATGTTATATCTCGAAGTTTCCTTTTGGCATTGCCTTATTCTTTGTCGATGTCACCGCGGTGAAAAAGAGTGAACAGATGCGTGAGGATTTCTTCTCGAGCGTTTCTCATGAAATGAAAACACCGATCACATCCATTCGCGGCTATTCGGAATTATTACTTGCTGGCGTCATCACTGATGAAGAGCAGGAAAAGGAAATGTTAAGAAAAATATTAACCCAGGTTACGAATATGTCCAACCTGATCAATGATATCCTCATGTTATCAAGATTAGATAACGATGATCTGATGGTGGAACTGGTGCCAATGAAGATGCGCACCTGCGTGGATGATGTTTTAGAAAACTATGAAGGAATGATGGTGAAGGAAAATATCACCATCGAAAAAGAAGTCGAAGATATGACTTATGTTGGCAATCACCAGCAAATTTCTACCTTATTAAGCAACCTGATCTCGAATGCCATCAAGTACAATAATCCAGGCGGTAAAATCTTTGTCCGCATTTACAAAGAGAATGAGAATATGGTGATGGAAGTGGAAGATAATGGGATTGGCATCCCGGAAAAGGATCAGAAACATGTCTTTGAACGTTTTTATCGCGTGGATAAAGGACGTTCTCGCGCCAAAGGCGGAACCGGCTTAGGCTTAGCGATTGTCAAACATGTGACGGCTTATAACCATGGCCATATTCATTTAGAATCTACTTTTGGCAAAGGGACTCGCATTACTATTACCTTACCGCTTCATCAGCATCGTAAAGCGATCCAATAA
- a CDS encoding Hsp20/alpha crystallin family protein — protein sequence MRYLTGFDDLFNNYFDDDFFTPKRNDVMKCDVRETADHYALSIALPGYKKEDIQMHLDHGYLYIEAKAHQENKEEKDGKIIRRERYTGDMKRSFYVGDALKESDIKASFDQGELNIIIPKNVKHEEEKKYIDIL from the coding sequence ATGAGATATTTAACAGGATTTGATGATTTATTTAATAATTATTTTGATGATGATTTCTTCACACCAAAGCGTAACGATGTGATGAAATGCGATGTCAGAGAAACTGCTGATCATTACGCTTTAAGTATTGCATTGCCTGGTTATAAAAAAGAAGATATTCAGATGCATTTAGATCATGGCTATTTATATATTGAAGCGAAAGCCCATCAGGAAAACAAAGAAGAAAAAGATGGCAAGATCATCCGTCGTGAAAGATACACCGGTGATATGAAACGTAGTTTCTATGTCGGTGATGCTCTTAAGGAATCAGATATTAAAGCATCCTTTGATCAGGGTGAATTGAATATTATTATTCCTAAGAATGTAAAACACGAAGAAGAAAAGAAGTATATTGACATTTTATAA
- a CDS encoding ATP-grasp domain-containing protein, whose translation MNFLYISPTFPKYYYNFCDALKKKGITVLGIGDTPLEKMNQEMKDSFQEYQYLPSLENYDDLMKATAYFIYKYGRIDFIASNIEYWLESEAKLRDDFNIARGIRGEAIEEVKIKSVMKDLFIKEEIPTAPYEMVTTFRKAKTFAKHHHYPLILKPDNGMGAMHVHKIHNGKELAHFFGEIHDYNYIMEDYVDGIVETYDGLCNSKRDVLFDSSMIFPTPLMDIVNGQKTSVSIIQKDVPKDLRQLGQKILRLFPSEGSFFHIECFRLKKDCAGYHKGDLVVSEVNMRLPGGHIPEVMNYIHHVDLYEMYAQMIQDDTTTQKAQRDYYGVNVGRRNNGKYHYKSREIKYKYQDQLVMVEHVPAVLSDALGDTSYVAKFKTMQEVRSFINECTK comes from the coding sequence ATGAATTTTTTGTATATTTCTCCGACATTTCCTAAATATTATTATAACTTTTGCGATGCCCTCAAGAAAAAGGGAATCACTGTTTTAGGAATCGGGGATACACCTCTTGAAAAAATGAATCAGGAAATGAAAGACAGCTTTCAGGAATACCAGTATTTGCCTTCTTTAGAAAATTATGATGATCTGATGAAAGCGACGGCTTATTTTATTTATAAGTATGGCCGAATTGATTTTATTGCGTCCAATATTGAATACTGGTTAGAAAGTGAAGCAAAACTGCGTGATGATTTCAATATTGCCAGAGGCATTCGCGGTGAGGCCATTGAAGAAGTGAAAATCAAATCGGTTATGAAGGATTTGTTTATTAAGGAAGAGATTCCCACCGCTCCTTATGAAATGGTCACCACTTTTCGTAAAGCCAAAACCTTTGCGAAGCACCATCATTATCCGCTCATCCTCAAGCCGGATAATGGGATGGGTGCCATGCATGTGCATAAGATCCACAATGGAAAAGAGTTAGCGCATTTCTTTGGGGAGATTCATGATTATAATTATATTATGGAAGATTATGTCGACGGCATTGTCGAAACATACGATGGCTTATGTAACAGTAAGCGTGATGTCTTATTTGACAGCAGTATGATTTTTCCGACACCGTTAATGGATATTGTTAATGGGCAAAAGACCAGTGTTTCCATTATCCAAAAAGATGTACCTAAGGATTTAAGACAATTAGGGCAAAAGATCTTACGTCTTTTTCCTAGTGAAGGGAGTTTCTTCCATATTGAATGTTTTCGCTTAAAGAAAGACTGTGCCGGTTATCATAAAGGAGATTTAGTTGTCTCGGAAGTGAACATGCGCTTACCGGGCGGTCATATTCCAGAAGTGATGAACTATATTCATCATGTTGACTTATATGAGATGTATGCCCAGATGATTCAGGATGATACCACCACGCAAAAAGCGCAGCGTGATTATTATGGGGTCAATGTAGGTCGTCGCAATAATGGGAAATATCATTATAAGAGTCGTGAAATTAAGTATAAGTATCAGGATCAGCTGGTGATGGTGGAACATGTGCCAGCCGTCTTATCTGATGCTTTGGGGGATACTAGCTATGTGGCGAAATTTAAAACAATGCAGGAAGTGCGCTCGTTTATTAACGAGTGCACGAAATAG
- the pstA gene encoding phosphate ABC transporter permease PstA produces MESSQHTTLMQKHARPSDVIMKSLIYLCAILSCALVVFIIIYVFAKAIPHFKFSNLLVAQSKLFHPNGLLGSLINTLYIIIGTLLLACPIGIGGAIYLNEYANNKKVVNVITFTSEVLSGIPSIIFGLFGMICFGQLLQLQYSILTGCLTLTLLILPIIIRNTQTALECVPKSYREAAQGMGSTKWYMIRTVILPSAIPGILTGVILAMGRIIAESAALLFTAGSGYFMPRGFFSHLFESGGTLTIDLYMRMSNAQYGQAFVIGMILIIIILLMNALAKWISTKFDVNKVK; encoded by the coding sequence ATGGAAAGTAGTCAACATACAACCCTCATGCAAAAACATGCTCGACCAAGTGATGTGATTATGAAATCGCTCATCTATCTTTGCGCCATCCTTTCTTGCGCGCTGGTCGTCTTTATTATCATCTATGTTTTTGCAAAAGCGATCCCGCATTTTAAATTCAGTAACCTATTAGTGGCGCAGTCAAAACTGTTCCATCCTAATGGATTATTAGGTTCGCTTATTAATACGCTTTACATTATTATTGGTACCTTATTATTAGCCTGTCCAATTGGTATTGGCGGCGCGATTTACTTAAATGAATATGCAAACAATAAGAAGGTTGTCAATGTCATTACCTTTACTTCCGAAGTTTTATCTGGGATTCCTTCGATTATCTTCGGGTTATTTGGGATGATCTGTTTTGGGCAGTTATTACAGTTACAGTATTCGATTCTCACTGGCTGTCTGACTTTAACCTTATTAATCTTACCGATTATTATTCGTAATACCCAGACGGCTTTGGAATGTGTGCCAAAAAGTTACCGTGAGGCAGCCCAGGGGATGGGTTCAACAAAGTGGTATATGATTCGTACAGTGATTTTGCCAAGTGCAATTCCCGGCATCTTAACGGGTGTCATTCTGGCGATGGGACGTATCATTGCCGAATCTGCAGCTCTCTTATTTACCGCTGGTTCTGGTTACTTTATGCCCCGCGGTTTCTTCTCGCACTTATTTGAAAGTGGGGGAACCTTAACGATTGATCTGTATATGCGTATGAGTAATGCGCAATATGGTCAGGCTTTCGTAATCGGGATGATTCTGATTATCATCATTCTCTTAATGAATGCATTGGCCAAATGGATTTCTACAAAATTTGATGTAAACAAGGTGAAATAA
- the pstB gene encoding phosphate ABC transporter ATP-binding protein PstB → MNTKMDIKNLNLWYGEKHALKNTNLTIQEHKITAFIGPSGCGKSTFLKTLNRMQDFNEGVRIEGKVTLDDEDIFDPKVDTTLLRKKVGMVFQQPNPFPMSIYDNIAYGPRIHGIKAKDQLDQIVEESLKQAALWDEVKDTLKKSALGLSGGQQQRLCIARCLAVHPEVILLDEPTSALDPISTLKIEELLVQLKDHYTIVIVTHNMQQASRIADYTAFFLQGEIIEYGETEKIFSFPSDKRTEDYITGRFG, encoded by the coding sequence ATGAACACAAAAATGGATATTAAAAACCTGAACTTATGGTATGGTGAGAAACATGCTTTAAAGAATACCAACTTAACGATTCAGGAACATAAAATTACCGCTTTTATCGGTCCTTCTGGATGTGGGAAGTCAACCTTTTTAAAAACTTTAAACCGCATGCAGGACTTTAATGAAGGGGTGCGCATTGAAGGTAAAGTCACTTTAGATGATGAAGATATCTTTGATCCTAAAGTGGATACGACTTTATTAAGAAAGAAAGTCGGGATGGTTTTCCAGCAGCCTAACCCTTTCCCTATGTCAATTTATGACAATATTGCCTATGGCCCAAGAATCCATGGCATCAAAGCCAAAGATCAGCTAGATCAAATTGTTGAAGAATCTTTAAAGCAGGCGGCTTTATGGGACGAAGTCAAGGATACTTTAAAGAAATCAGCTTTAGGATTATCTGGCGGTCAGCAGCAGCGTCTTTGTATTGCTCGCTGTCTCGCCGTTCATCCGGAGGTCATTTTACTAGATGAACCAACCAGTGCCTTAGATCCAATCTCAACCTTGAAGATCGAAGAACTGTTAGTGCAGCTAAAAGATCATTATACAATCGTCATCGTCACTCACAATATGCAGCAGGCTTCACGTATCGCCGATTATACGGCGTTCTTCTTACAGGGCGAGATTATCGAATATGGAGAAACAGAAAAGATCTTCTCATTCCCTTCAGATAAACGTACCGAAGATTATATTACAGGAAGGTTTGGATAA
- a CDS encoding response regulator transcription factor, producing the protein MNERVFVIEDDENIQEIVKLALESSGYEITLFDNAIDAIVAIHENPPDLAIFDIMLPELDGISAIKKIRETNTSMPIMVLSAKDREIDKVRGLDSGCDDYMTKPFGVLELSARVRSLLRRTKKTVKVLETPTLKIDKAKHIVLLNDKRLELTHKEYQLLVYLVENRDRVVEREELLNSIWGYDFVGESRALDVHIRSLRAKLNDDGSKYIKTIRSVGYRYIEDKQE; encoded by the coding sequence ATGAATGAACGTGTATTTGTCATCGAAGATGATGAAAATATTCAGGAGATTGTCAAACTGGCTTTAGAGTCAAGTGGCTATGAAATTACCCTTTTTGATAACGCCATCGATGCCATCGTGGCGATTCATGAAAATCCCCCCGATTTAGCCATCTTTGATATCATGTTGCCTGAACTTGACGGCATCTCCGCAATAAAGAAAATCAGAGAAACCAATACATCGATGCCGATTATGGTCTTATCGGCCAAAGATCGAGAAATCGATAAGGTCCGTGGCTTAGATAGCGGCTGTGATGACTATATGACGAAACCTTTCGGCGTGCTCGAACTTTCGGCCAGAGTACGTTCACTGCTTAGACGGACGAAGAAAACTGTCAAGGTGTTAGAGACCCCAACTTTAAAAATTGATAAGGCCAAACATATTGTCTTACTCAATGACAAGCGGTTAGAACTCACCCATAAGGAATATCAGTTATTAGTATATCTGGTAGAAAACCGCGACCGTGTGGTCGAACGAGAGGAACTGCTCAACAGTATCTGGGGCTATGACTTTGTCGGCGAATCACGCGCTTTGGATGTGCATATTCGCTCTCTGCGTGCGAAGCTGAATGATGATGGATCCAAATATATTAAGACAATCCGCAGTGTCGGGTATCGTTACATTGAGGACAAGCAGGAATGA
- the phoU gene encoding phosphate signaling complex protein PhoU — MTLRSNYEEELRNLDVELVKMGNRVEKAIKRAKEAFLNGDVKLAKEVVDKDTKINANEREIEALCFHLMLREAPVATDLRVITTDLKVVTDLERIGDQVADLCELLSEGRHYTKADLLVPLFNTTQVMIHNVLYAYVGRDLDAAKVAAKMDDQVDTYYYDVKDKLIKALKENTIDVDEAIDLLMTAKHLERAGDHATNIYEWLEFMTNGKLEDVQ, encoded by the coding sequence ATGACTCTGCGATCAAACTATGAAGAAGAATTACGCAATCTTGACGTGGAACTCGTCAAGATGGGTAATCGTGTTGAAAAAGCCATTAAGAGGGCGAAAGAAGCCTTCTTAAATGGTGATGTCAAACTGGCTAAAGAAGTCGTTGACAAAGATACGAAAATCAATGCGAACGAACGAGAAATTGAAGCCCTCTGTTTCCATCTGATGTTAAGAGAAGCGCCAGTGGCAACGGATTTAAGAGTGATTACGACGGATTTAAAAGTGGTCACGGATTTGGAACGAATCGGTGATCAGGTCGCTGATTTATGCGAGCTGTTATCTGAAGGTCGTCATTATACCAAAGCTGACTTATTAGTGCCATTATTTAATACCACTCAGGTGATGATCCATAATGTCCTTTACGCTTATGTCGGCCGAGACTTAGACGCGGCGAAAGTCGCCGCGAAGATGGATGATCAGGTCGATACCTACTATTACGATGTAAAGGATAAACTGATTAAGGCGTTAAAAGAGAATACCATTGATGTCGATGAAGCGATTGATTTATTAATGACCGCCAAACATTTAGAACGGGCGGGCGATCATGCCACGAATATTTATGAGTGGTTAGAATTTATGACAAACGGAAAGCTGGAAGACGTACAGTAG